From Pempheris klunzingeri isolate RE-2024b chromosome 16, fPemKlu1.hap1, whole genome shotgun sequence, a single genomic window includes:
- the LOC139215804 gene encoding cyclic GMP-AMP synthase — translation MDREERGVDLGEGSPTEARQRKEEAKRKSSPPGVTPARQMHKVQQQQSGDEESKVVEESVSISPELASWIRHIAKDLKIRQMDRRWAAEVVNDFRDNLLKFLRSNGDQPFFQSADFLSTGSYFEKVKIYSPDEFDIMLMLQAPSRLNMTKLDGGLFYRLDFARATRSPIQAFLLENERTLSSSKILSEMYRLVRKFLKTYKVPDESCRWEVNRKRPHSPAVTLSLFRTESDSDELISVDVVPALEVHSSQGWPPAVRSGPDVDNWLGKKARQEIKSLPCYFVPKRLKGRNLSEDAKESWRISFSHTEKRIIMCHGNTKTCCETNATKCCRKQCLMLLKSLIEGLKQRFPKELDNLCSYHGKTAFLHNLSVRFSDSMWAPQQLPACFLHLLGALEDHARRGVLPHFFVPTCNLFAPTVLTRKTLAFLVSALEEQRRDGLPLLRPPAPVPPLRLMTPAADTSKVPEVHCVDSAPTYIYAVTLSVAVSCVLFGMYVM, via the exons atggacagagaggaaagaggtgTGGACCTCGGAGAGGGCAGTCCGACTGAAGCCAGGCAGCGTAAAGAAGAAGCCAAAAGAAAGTCAAGTCCTCCAGGTGTCACACCAGCAAGACAGATGCACAAAGTTCAGCAGCAACAATCAGGTGAT GAAGAATCCAAAGTGGTGGAGGAGTCGGTCTCCATCTCCCCGGAGTTGGCGAGCTGGATCAGACACATTGCTAAAGACCTCAAGATCCGTCAGATGGACCGCCGCTGGGCCGCTGAGGTGGTCAACGATTTCCGAGATAACCTGCTGAAATTCCTGCGGAGCAACGGCGATCAGCCTTTCTTCCAGTCAGCGGACTTCCTCAGCACAGGAAGCTACTTTGAGAAGGTCAAG ATCTACAGCCCCGATGAGTTCGACATAATGCTGATGCTTCAAGCTCCTTCGCGCCTCAACATGACCAAACTCGACGGCGGCCTCTTCTACCGGCTTGATTTTGCCCGGGCCACGCGGAGCCCCATTCAAGCCTTTCTCCTGGAGAACGAGCGCACCCTCTCATCAAGCAAGATCCTGAGTGAGATGTATCGCCTAGTCCGCAAGTTCCTCAAGACCTACAAAG TTCCGGATGAGAGCTGTCGCTGGGAGGTGAACAGGAAGCGTCCACACTCGCCGGCCGTCACTTTATCTCTGTTCAGGACTGAAAGCGACAGTGACGAGCTGATCTCTGTGGACGTGGTTCCTGCTCTGGAG GTTCACTCCTCTCAGGGCTGGCCGCCCGCTGTACGTAGCGGTCCAGATGTGGACAACTGGCTGGGAAAGAAGGCTCGCCAAGAAATCAAAAGTTTACCGTGTTACTTCGTACCAAAGAGGCTCAAAGGACGAAACCTCAGCGAGGACGCCAAAG aaAGTTGGAGgatttctttctctcacactgaGAAGAGGATCATCATGTGCCACGGCAACACCAAAACCTGCTGTGAGACGAACGCCACCAAATGCTGCCG TAAACAGTGTTTGATGCTCCTCAAGTCTCTGATTGAGGGCCTGAAACAGCGTTTTCCCAAAGAGCTGGATAACCTCTGCTCGTACCACGGGAAAACCGCCTTCCTTCACAACCTGTCCGTCAG GTTCAGCGACTCCATGTGGGCTCCCCAGCAGCTCCCCGCCTGCTTCCTGCACCTCCTCGGGGCTCTGGAGGACCACGCTCGCAGAGGCGTCCTCCCTCACTTCTTCGTCCCCACCTGCAACCTCTTCGCCCCGACCGTCTTAACCCGCAAGACGCTGGCCTTCCTCGTCAGCgccctggaggagcagaggagggacgGCCTGCCCCTGCTGAGGCCTCCTGCTCCCGTCCCACCACTGAGACTAATGACTCCTGCAGCAGATACGTCCAAAGTGCCTGAGGTTCACTGTGTGGACTCTGCACCCACGTATATCTATGCTGTAACGCTCTCTGTagctgtgtcctgtgtcctgtttggTATGTACGTCATGTGA
- the LOC139215569 gene encoding elongation factor 1-alpha-like, which produces MGKEKIHINIVVIGHVDSGKSTTTGHLIYKCGGIDKRTIEKFEKEAAEMGKGSFKYAWVLDKLKAERERGITIDIALWKFETSKYYVTIIDAPGHRDFIKNMITGTSQADCAVLIVAAGVGEFEAGISKNGQTREHALLAYTLGVKQLIVGVNKMDSTEPPYSQKRFEEITKEVGTYIKKIGYNPASVAFVPISGWHGDNMLEASEKMSWFKGWKIERKDGNASGTTLLEALDAILPPSRPTDKPLRLPLQDVYKIGGIGTVPVGRVETGILKPGMIVTFAPPNLTTEVKSVEMHHESLPEALPGDNVGFNIKNVSVKEIRRGNVAGDSKNDPPKGADNFNAQVIILNHPGQINAGYAPVLDCHTAHIACKFSELIEKIDRRSGKKLEDSPKFVKSGDAAIVKLIPQKPMVVESFSNYPPLGRFAVRDMRQTVAVGVIKAVETKETSGKTTKAAEKAQKKK; this is translated from the exons ATGGGAAAGGAAAAGATCCACATCAACATCGTGGTCATTGGCCATGTTGACTCCGGCAAGTCCACCACCACCGGCCACCTGATCTACAAGTGCGGAGGAATCGACAAGAGAACCATCGAGAAGTTTGAGAAGGAGGCCGCTGAG ATGGGCAAGGGCTCCTTCAAGTACGCCTGGGTGCTGGACAAGCTGAAGGCAGAGCGTGAGCGTGGTATCACCATTGACATCGCCCTGTGGAAGTTTGAGACCAGCAAGTACTACGTGACCATCATTGATGCCCCCGGACACAGGGACTTCATCAAGAACATGATCACTGGTACCTCTCAG GCTGACTGCGCCGTGCTGATCGTCGCTGCTGGTGTTGGTGAGTTCGAGGCTGGTATCTCCAAGAACGGCCAGACCCGTGAGCACGCTCTGCTGGCCTACACCCTCGGTGTGAAGCAGCTCATCGTTGGTGTCAACAAGATGGACTCCACCGAGCCCCCTTACAGCCAGAAGCGTTTTGAGGAAATCACCAAGGAAGTGGGCACCTACATTAAGAAGATCGGATACAACCCCGCCAGTGTTGCCTTCGTCCCCATCTCTGGGTGGCACGGAGACAACATGCTGGAGGCCAGTGAGAAG ATGAGTTGGTTCAAGGGATGGAAGATCGAGCGCAAGGACGGGAATGCCAGTGGAACCACACTGCTGGAGGCTCTTGATGCCATCCTGCCCCCTAGCCGCCCCACAGACAAGCCCCTCCGCCTGCCCCTGCAGGATGTCTACAAAATCGGCG GTATTGGAACTGTGCCCGTCGGCCGTGTGGAGACCGGTATCCTGAAGCCCGGCATGATCGTCACCTTTGCTCCCCCCAACCTGACCACTGAGGTGAAGTCCGTGGAGATGCACCACGAGTCTCTGCCTGAAGCTCTCCCTGGTGACAACGTCGGCTTCAACATCAAGAACGTGTCCGTCAAGGAAATCCGTCGTGGAAACGTGGCTGGCGACAGCAAGAACGACCCACCCAAGGGAGCCGACAACTTCAACGCCCAG GTCATCATCCTGAACCACCCCGGCCAGATCAACGCAGGGTACGCCCCCGTGCTGGACTGCCACACCGCTCACATCGCCTGCAAGTTCAGCGAGCTCATCGAGAAGATCGACCGTCGTTCTGGCAAGAAGCTTGAGGACAGCCCCAAATTTGTCAAGTCTGGAGACGCCGCCATTGTCAAACTGATTCCACAGAAGCCCATGGTTGTGGAGTCCTTCTCCAACTACCCTCCCCTCG GTCGTTTTGCCGTGCGTGACATGAGGCAGACGGTGGCCGTCGGCGTCATCAAGGCTGTGGAGACCAAGGAAACCTCTGGAAAGACGACCAAGGCTGCAGAGAAGGcccagaagaagaaatga
- the LOC139215039 gene encoding elongation factor 1-alpha, whose translation MGKEKTHINIVVIGHVDSGKSTTTGHLIYKCGGIDKRTIEKFEKEAAEMGKGSFKYAWVLDKLKAERERGITIDIALWKFETSKYYVTIIDAPGHRDFIKNMITGTSQADCAVLIVAAGVGEFEAGISKNGQTREHALLAYTLGVKQLIVGVNKMDSTEPPYSQKRFEEITKEVSTYIKKIGYNPATVAFVPISGWHGDNMLEASDKMAWFKGWKIERKEGGATGVTLLEALDSILPPSRPTDKPLRLPLQDVYKIGGIGTVPVGRVETGILKPGMVVTFAPPNLTTEVKSVEMHHESLPEALPGDNVGFNIKNVSVKEIRRGNVAGDSKNDPPMAADNFTAQVIILNHPGQISQGYAPVLDCHTAHIACKFSELKEKIDRRSGKKLEDNPKALKSGDAAIITMVPGKPMCVESFSQYPPLGRFAVRDMRQTVAVGVIKSVEKKAASGGKVTKSAQKADKKK comes from the exons ATGGGAAAGGAAAAGACCCACATCAACATCGTGGTCATTGGCCATGTCGACTCCGGCAAGTCCACCACCACCGGCCACCTGATCTACAAGTGCGGAGGAATCGACAAGAGAACCATCGAGAAGTTTGAGAAGGAGGCCGCTGAG ATGGGCAAGGGCTCCTTCAAGTACGCCTGGGTGCTGGACAAGCTGAAGGCAGAGCGTGAGCGTGGTATCACCATTGACATCGCCCTGTGGAAGTTTGAGACCAGCAAGTACTACGTGACCATCATTGATGCCCCTGGACACAGGGACTTCATCAAGAACATGATCACTGGTACCTCTCAG GCTGACTGCGCCGTGCTGATCGTCGCTGCTGGTGTTGGTGAGTTCGAGGCTGGTATCTCCAAGAACGGCCAGACCCGTGAGCACGCTCTGCTGGCCTACACCCTCGGTGTGAAGCAGCTCATCGTTGGTGTCAACAAGATGGACTCCACCGAGCCCCCTTACAGCCAGAAGCGTTTTGAGGAAATCACCAAGGAAGTGAGCACCTACATTAAGAAGATCGGATACAACCCCGCCACGGTAGCCTTCGTCCCCATCTCTGGGTGGCACGGAGACAACATGCTGGAGGCCAGTGACAAG ATGGCGTGGTTCAAGGGTTGGAAGATCGAGCGTAAGGAGGGCGGTGCCACAGGCGTTACCCTTCTGGAGGCTCTGGACTCCATCCTGCCACCCTCCCGCCCCACTGACAAGCCCCTGCGTCTGCCCCTGCAGGATGTCTACAAGATTGGCG GTATTGGAACTGTGCCCGTCGGCCGTGTGGAGACCGGTATCCTGAAGCCCGGCATGGTCGTCACCTTTGCTCCCCCCAACCTGACCACTGAGGTGAAGTCCGTGGAGATGCACCACGAGTCTCTGCCTGAAGCTCTCCCTGGTGACAACGTCGGCTTCAACATCAAGAACGTGTCCGTCAAGGAAATCCGTCGTGGAAACGTGGCTGGCGACAGCAAGAACGACCCTCCAATGGCGGCTGACAACTTCACCGCCCAG GTCATCATCCTGAACCACCCCGGCCAGATCTCCCAGGGTTACGCCCCCGTGCTGGACTGCCACACCGCTCACATCGCCTGCAAGTTCAGCGAGCTCAAAGAGAAAATCGACCGTCGTTCTGGCAAGAAGCTTGAGGACAACCCCAAGGCTCTGAAGTCTGGCGACGCTGCCATCATCACCATGGTGCCTGGAAAACCCATGTGTGTTGAGAGCTTCTCCCAGTATCCCCCACTGG GTCGCTTTGCTGTGCGTGACATGAGGCAGACCGTGGCTGTCGGTGTTATCAAGTCCGTTGAGAAGAAGGCCGCCTCCGGTGGAAAGGTGACCAAGTCTGCACAGAAGGCCGACAAGAAGAAATGA
- the LOC139215040 gene encoding elongation factor 1-alpha, which produces MGKEKTHINIVVIGHVDSGKSTSTGHLIYKCGGIDKRTIEKFEKEAAEMGKGSFKYAWVLDKLKAERERGITIDIALWKFETSKYYVTIIDAPGHRDFIKNMITGTSQADCAVLIVAAGVGEFEAGISKNGQTREHALLAFTLGVKQLIVGVNKMDSTEPPYSQARFEEITKEVSTYIKKIGYNPASVAFVPISGWHGDNMLETSEKMGWFKGWKIERKDGNASGTTLLEALDAILPPSRPTDKPLRLPLQDVYKIGGIGTVPVGRVETGILKPGMVVTFAPPNLTTEVKSVEMHHESLPEAVPGDNVGFNIKNVSVKEIRRGYVAGDSKNDPPKGADNFNAQVIILNHPGQINAGYAPVLDCHTAHIACKFSELIEKIDRRSGKKLEDSPKFVKSGDAAIVKLIPQKPMVVESFSNYPPLGRFAVRDMRQTVAVGVIKAVETKETSGKTTKAAEKAQKKK; this is translated from the exons ATGGGAAAGGAAAAGACCCACATCAACATCGTGGTCATTGGCCATGTCGACTCCGGCAAGTCCACCTCCACCGGCCACTTGATCTACAAGTGCGGAGGAATCGACAAGAGAACCATCGAGAAGTTTGAGAAGGAGGCCGCTGAG ATGGGCAAGGGATCCTTCAAGTACGCCTGGGTGCTGGACAAGCTGAAGGCAGAGCGTGAGCGTGGTATCACCATTGACATCGCCCTGTGGAAGTTTGAGACCAGCAAGTACTACGTGACCATCATTGATGCCCCTGGACACAGGGACTTCATCAAGAACATGATCACTGGTACCTCTCAG GCTGACTGCGCCGTGCTGATCGTCGCTGCTGGTGTTGGTGAGTTCGAGGCTGGTATCTCCAAGAACGGCCAGACCCGTGAGCACGCTCTGCTGGCCTTCACCCTCGGTGTGAAGCAGCTCATCGTTGGTGTCAACAAGATGGACTCCACCGAGCCCCCTTACAGCCAGGCCCGTTTTGAGGAAATCACCAAGGAAGTGAGCACCTACATTAAGAAGATCGGATACAACCCCGCCAGTGTTGCCTTCGTCCCCATCTCTGGGTGGCACGGAGACAACATGCTGGAGACCAGTGAGAAG ATGGGTTGGTTCAAGGGATGGAAGATCGAGCGCAAGGATGGAAATGCCAGTGGAACCACACTGCTGGAGGCTCTTGATGCCATCCTGCCCCCCAGCCGCCCCACAGACAAGCCCCTCCGTCTGCCCCTGCAGGATGTCTACAAAATCGGCG GTATCGGAACTGTACCCGTCGGCCGTGTGGAGACCGGTATCCTGAAGCCCGGCATGGTCGTCACCTTTGCTCCCCCCAACCTGACCACTGAGGTGAAGTCTGTGGAGATGCACCACGAGTCTCTGCCTGAGGCTGTGCCTGGTGACAATGTTGGCTTCAACATCAAGAACGTGTCCGTCAAGGAAATCCGTCGTGGATATGTGGCTGGCGACAGCAAGAACGACCCACCCAAGGGAGCCGACAACTTCAACGCCCAG GTCATCATCCTGAACCACCCCGGCCAGATCAACGCAGGGTACGCCCCCGTGCTGGACTGCCACACCGCTCACATCGCCTGCAAGTTCAGCGAGCTCATCGAGAAGATCGACCGTCGTTCTGGCAAGAAGCTTGAGGACAGCCCCAAATTTGTCAAGTCTGGAGACGCTGCCATTGTCAAACTGATTCCACAGAAGCCCATGGTTGTGGAGTCCTTCTCCAACTACCCTCCCCTCG GTCGTTTTGCCGTGCGTGACATGAGGCAGACGGTGGCCGTCGGCGTCATCAAGGCTGTGGAGACCAAGGAAACCTCTGGAAAGACGACCAAGGCTGCAGAGAAGGcccagaagaagaaatga
- the LOC139215116 gene encoding sialin, producing MPLPNGYSINSAASDESDDSEPLIENEAVPPQCCSARLNLAFLMFLGFAVVYGLRVNLSVAMVAMVNVTDPKPAQNSSVFHACPLPPGMDNTSDVFPQPDGVPQYPWDSETQGWLLGAFFFGYLGTQMPGGYLSGHYGGSIFMGLGVLGTAALTLLTPLAAQLGSYWLFALRALEGFGEGVTFPAMMAMWARWAPPLERSRLMTLSGSGANFGAFLALPLTGYICQTLGWPAVFYLCGGAGCLWAVFWFLFVSDDPRTHRRISKEERDYIINSIGPQGTGHGWSVPLMSMVLSVPLWAIIITQMCANWSYYTLLTSLPTYMNSIMHFDLKSNGFLSALPYLGAWMFSMLSGVMADYLIERRVFSVTAVRKLFTLTGLLPAAAFLVAVSYAGCSHVLTVTFLTLSTSIGGATASGVFINQIDIAPRYAGFLLGITNTFGTIPGVVAPIATGYFTKDHTLAGWRKVFWVAAGINVGGALFFAIFGSGKIQPWAVTEEEREEAERRKRSRSIST from the exons ATGCCGCTACCAAATGGCTACTCCATCAACTCAGCCGCTTCAGACGAGAGTGACGACAGTGAACCCCTCATCGAGAATGAAGCAG TTCCTCCCCAGTGCTGCTCGGCTCGCCTCAACCTGGCCTTCCTCATGTTCCTGGGCTTCGCTGTGGTCTACGGTCTCCGGGTCAACCTCAGCGTCGCcatggttgccatggtgaatGTCACCGACCCCAAACCGGCCCAGAACAGCTCCGTCTTCCACGCTTGTCCACTGCCGCCAGGGATGGACAACACCAGTGACGTTTTCCCACAACCTGACGGG GTCCCTCAGTACCCGTGGGACTCGGAGACTCAGGGCTGGCTGCTGGGAGCCTTCTTCTTCGGCTATCTGGGCACGCAGATGCCGGGTGGCTACCTGTCCGGTCACTACGGGGGCAGCATCTTCATGGGTCTGGGTGTGCTGGGCACTGCTGCCCTCACCCTGCTCACCCCTCTGGCCGCCCAGCTGGGGTCATACTGGCTGTTTGCACTACGAGCGCTGGAGGGCTTCGGAGAG GGTGTGACGTTCCCGGCCATGATGGCCATGTGGGCTCGGTGGGCTCCCCCTCTGGAGCGCTCCCGCCTGATGACCCTGTCGGGCTCTGGGGCCAACTTCGGAGCCTTTTTGGCTCTGCCGCTCACCGGCTACATCTGCCAAACGTTAGGCTGGCCCGCTGTCTTCTACCTCTGTG GGGGTGCTGGTTGCCTCTGGGCAGtcttttggtttctttttgtaTCAGATGACCCTCGCACCCATCGTCGAATcagcaaagaggagagagattaCATCATAAACTCCATTGGACCTCAG GGTACAGGTCATGGCTGGTCCGTGCCCCTGATGTCCATGGTGCTGTCGGTCCCCCTGTGggccatcatcatcacccaGATGTGTGCAAACTGGTCCTACTACACCCTGCTCACCTCCCTGCCCACCTACATGAACAGCATCATGCACTTTGACCTAAAATCG AATGGTTTCCTCTCCGCTCTGCCGTACCTCGGGGCCTGGATGTTCTCCATGCTGTCGGGTGTCATGGCGGACTACCTCATCGAGAGGAGGGTGTTCAGCGTCACCGCTGTGCGTAAACTCTTCACACTCACAG gtctgctgccaGCTGCAGCTTTCCTCGTGGCTGTGAGTTACGCCGGCTGCAGCCACGTCCTCACCGTCACCTTCCTCACGCTCTCCACGAGCATTGGAGGGGCCACTGCCTCCGGAGTCTTCATCAACCAAATAGACATCGCTCCTCG gtATGCAGGATTCCTTTTGGGAATCACCAACACATTCGGCACCATTCCTGGAGTCGTGGCCCCTATTGCTACAGGATACTTTACTAAAGAC CACACCCTGGCCGGCTGGAGAAAGGTGTTCTGGGTCGCGGCGGGGATCAACGTCGGCGGCGCTCTCTTCTTCGCCATATTCGGCAGCGGGAAGATCCAACCGTGGGCCGTCACGGAGGAGGAGCGAGAAgaagctgagaggaggaagaggagcaggtccATCTCCACATAA
- the mycbp gene encoding C-Myc-binding protein, producing MAHYRASESKREQFRRYLEKSGVLDTITSVLVALYEETDKPNNALDFIKLHLGAAGPEPADAEALRMELADLQQKCNLLMEENKELRNRLMQYEPPEDGAAE from the exons ATGGCCCATTACAGA gCTTCAGAATCGAAACGAGAACAATTTAGAAGATATCTAGAAAAATCTGGGGTTCTTGACACTATAACAAGCG TTTTAGTGGCACTTTATGAAGAGACTGACAAACCTAACAATGCACTGGA CTTCATAAAGCTTCACCTCGGTGCGGCGGGTCCAGAGCCGGCAGACGCCGAGGCTCTTCGCATGGAGCTGGCTGATCTACAACAGAAGTGTAACCTGCTCATGGAGGAGAACAAAGAGCTGAGGAACAGG CTGATGCAGTATGAACCACCTGAGGATGGAGCTGCGGAGTAG